A stretch of DNA from Vicinamibacteria bacterium:
TCGGGAAGGCGCCTCATGTGGACCGCCCAATCGATCACCGCTCCGGTACCATCGATGGACAGGTGGTCAGCTTCGTCCCGGCGAACGGGAACGACTCCTCGATACACGCCGGGCGCCAAGCGGCGGTTCAGGCGGACTTCCGCGTCGCACGCCTCCCGCCGTTTGCCGATCGTGCTGAAGTCGAGAAACCCGAGCTCGACGGGTTTCTTGATCTTCCACACCTCGTTTGCGCTCAAGAAGACCCAGGAGATATGGGTTTCTCGCAGCTCGATCCCGGGACGCAAAAGGTCGTCGGGGAGGGGCATCGGCTATCCTTTCACGGATTCCCAATATCGATCCACCTGCTCCTGAATCAGTCGGAGAGCTTCTTCGTTCCTCGCGGGCTCGAACAGATGCCGGTAGCGGCCCTGGCCTCTCAGGTAGTCCTCGACCGGGCGGCGCCGCTTGCGAACGAGCGTGTGGGTCACGTTGCCGTTCACCGCTTCCTTCAAGGCAAAGAGTCCCGTGTCGACCGCGAGCCGCGCGTAGTGCGCTGTCTCTTCGGGATCGTAGAGCCACCCCGTCGGGCACGGAGCGTGGGCGATGAACAGCTTGGGACCCTTCATCCTTCGCGCCTTCAGAAACTTGTTGGTGAGATCCACCGGGTAACGAGCCGATACCGTCGCGATGTACGGCGGCCGATGCGCACGCCAGATCTCGAAGAGATCCTTCTTGCCGTGCTCGGTCCCCTCGCGGGTCGCCGGTGTCACCGGGGTCGTGGACGTTCGTGCGCCGTAAGGAGTGGCGCTCGACATCTGGACCCCGGTGTTCCCGTAGGACTCGTTGTCGTAGCAGAAATACCAGAAATCGAGGTTTCGGAAAATCGCCGCCGAAGTCGAGGAGAGCCCCATGTCATAGGTGCTGCCGTCGCCCGCGACCACGACGACGTCGACGTCTTCTTCGGGGCGGAGCCTCCCTTTCCGCAGCAGGACATCGAGAGCGTCTCGCACCCCCTGGGCCCCGGCAGGGGCGCTCGCCATGTTCGTATAGAGCCAGGAGCCCTTCAACGGTGTGTATGGGAAAACGGCCAGGAG
This window harbors:
- a CDS encoding thiamine pyrophosphate-dependent enzyme, with translation MSAYASTELRAIKNLKQIARAEPIMPGTSICGGCGGLEALRLAAKALGEKTVFVNAAGCFTLLAVFPYTPLKGSWLYTNMASAPAGAQGVRDALDVLLRKGRLRPEEDVDVVVVAGDGSTYDMGLSSTSAAIFRNLDFWYFCYDNESYGNTGVQMSSATPYGARTSTTPVTPATREGTEHGKKDLFEIWRAHRPPYIATVSARYPVDLTNKFLKARRMKGPKLFIAHAPCPTGWLYDPEETAHYARLAVDTGLFALKEAVNGNVTHTLVRKRRRPVEDYLRGQGRYRHLFEPARNEEALRLIQEQVDRYWESVKG